The Arachis ipaensis cultivar K30076 chromosome B03, Araip1.1, whole genome shotgun sequence region NNNNNNNNNNNNNNNNNNNNNNNNNNNNNNNNNNNNNNNNNNNNNNNNNNNNNNNNNNNNNNNNNNNNNNNNNNNNNNNNNNNNNNNNNNNNNNNNNNNNNNNNNNNNNNNNNNNNNNNNNNNNNNNNNNNNNNNNNNNNNNNNNNNNNNNNNNNNNNNNNNNNNNNNNNNNNNNNNNNNNNNNNNNNNNNNNNNNNNNNNNNNNNNNNNNNNNNNNNNNNNNNNNNNNNNNNNNNNNNNNNNNNNNNNNNNNNNNNNNNNNNNNNNNNNNNNNNNNNNNNNNNNNNNNNNNNNNNNNNNNNNNNNNNNNNNNNNNNNNNNNNNNNNNNNNNNNNNNNNNNNNNNNNNNNNNNNNNNNNNNNNNNNNNNNNNNNNNNNNNNNNNNNNNNNNNNNNNNNNNNNNNNNNNNNNNNNNNNNNNNNNNNNNNNNNNNNNNNNNNNNNNNNNNNNNNNNNNNNNNNNNNNNNNNNNNNNNNNNNNNNNNNNNNNNNNNNNNNNNNNNNNNNNNNNNNNNNNNNNNNNNNNNNNNNNNNNNNNNNNNNNNNNNNNNNNNNNNNNNNNNNNNNNNNNNNNNNNNNNNNNNNNNNNNNNNNNNNNNNNNNNNNNNNNNNNNNNNNNNNNNNNNNNNNNNNNNNNNNNNNNNNNNNNNNNNNNNNNNNNNNNNNNNNNNNNNNNNNNNNNNNNNNNNNNNNNNNNNNNNNNNNNNNNNNNNNNNNNNNNNNNNNNNNNNNNNNNNNNNNNNNNNNNNNNNNNNNNNNNNNNNNNNNNNNNNNNNNNNNNNNNNNNNNNNNNNNNNNNNNNNNNNNNNNNNNNNNNNNNNNNNNNNNNNNNNNNNNNNNNNNNNNNNNNNNNNNNNNNNNNNNNNNNNNNNNNNNNNNNNNNNNNNNNNNNNNNNNNNNNNNNNNNNNNNNNNNNNNNNNNNNNNNNNNNNNNNNNNNNNNNNNNNNNNNNNNNNNNNNNNNNNNNNNNNNNNNNNNNNNNNNNNNNNNNNNNNNNNNNNNNNNNNNNNNNNNNNNNNNNNNNNNNNNNNNNNNNNNNNNNNNNNNNNNNNNNNNNNNNNNNNNNNNNNNNNNNNNNNNNNNNNNNNNNNNNNNNNNNNNNNNNNNNNNNNNNNNNNNNNNNNNNNNNNNNNNNNNNNNNNNNNNNNNNNNNNNNNNNNNNNNNNNNNNNNNNNNNNNNNNNNNNNNNNNNNNNNNNNNNNNNNNNNNNNNNNNNNNNNNNNNNNNNNNNNNNNNNNNNNNNNNNNNNNNNNNNNNNNNNNNNNNNNNNNNNNNNNNNNNNNNNNNNNNNNNNNNNNNNNNNNNNNNNNNNNNNNNNNNNNNNNNNNNNNNNNNNNNNNNNNNNNNNNNNNNTATCGGAAAATTCGGAAAATTGTGTCCGGAGTTCAATCAAATTTGACACACAGAGATAGAGACTTTGGTTGCCGTTTGATATTTTGTGTAGAACAATCAATATCCACACAAACTACAATGTCTGTGACAAACAAAATTCGAGAGGCCATtcaaaaatatctcatttttagACTGCTCTTAAAGTGGTTTGCTGTAGCTTGCTTATTTATACGCATACATGAAGGTGTAGAAACAAATATAATTGATGCTACGTTAGGTAATATATTATCGGAAAATTGTGTCCGGAGTTCAATCAAATTTGACACACAGAGATAGAGACTTTGGTTGCCGTTTGATATTTTGTGTAGAACAATCAATATCCACACAAACTACAATGTCTGTGACAAACAAAATTCGACATATAATTGAGGCCATTCAAACCCTAGGATCAAAAAGTTGGTCCACAACACCAAACCCAtgatttcttccttcttcttctactcccttttttttttaatacatgGGCCCCCTCTCCAGCATGCCATCCTGGTGGGTCCCCATTTTGTTATATGTATCACCCACCAAGACTATTTTCCAAGTGGTGGCAGAAGATATGACTGATACGACCCCCCACAATAGACGAAAGATTGTGTAAGAAAAGggcaaaaaatgaaaaataaaagaatgctAGACATTCAAATTCCAACTCACAATCTTTTATAGTCAAAGTATATGATTTGTATATTTTAAGATATTCGTAATTcaattaaattatatcaaattataTATCGTGTTCACGTAAAAATATTGTGTGTATTATTTAATGATCCAGATACTATAACTAAATTTAGTATATTTAATTCGGTAGAAATTCAGTTACGGTTAATTTTATCtgaaattaatattcgaaaatagttaaataatttgataaatttgattaaattattatttaacaatttttaattatcaattttatataaaattaattgcatttgaatttttttcttaaataagatatttaaatattttaaggtgaaaactcagatgcagtcgatttcacgtgaagttggtAGTTGAGAATtactaaataaaaatttagtcaaatcagttaaatcatctaacgactatcaattatcaacttcacgtgaagtcgactgctcATGAGTTTTCACcgtgttttaaaagaaaaagaaaaataaaggaagaaaagaaaaaagttgaAAAAAGAGGAACGGCTGGTAACCATAGGTGAGAGGCAGAGGGTCCaggaagaaaaacacaaaaagaaaaaGCTGAAATTTGAATTATGTCCCTATGGGTTTGGGGGCATGTCTTTTAATTTAAGAGCAGAGAAGCAAGCAATGCAACACACAATATGATAACCTTTGCAATTATTTAGTCCCCcacacataaaataaaaatgaaattatttCAAACCAAAATCCTAAAGTGGACACATTTTGAGAATCCCAAGAAACATATATCCACTTTTTCCTTGTTAGCCTGCGTTGACTGactcacacatacacacacatagTAGCATAGTGTTTCTCTTCAATTCTTCCACAAACTTGTACATAAATAGACCCATTATTTCCCATCATTTTGTTGTGACTaggcaacaacaacaactaacaTACACTCACACACACTACAAAACCATGAATGATCTTCATTATTCTTCCCTTCTCCTTGGTAGTAGTAGTTTGGATTATCACAACCTTAACCTTGGAGTTATCAACGCGGACAAATTCTCTTTAagtacttttctttctttctttcttcattattattattattatttatattccTTGGTGTGTAATTGCAATGATTATTATTGTTGAACATGCAGTGATGCCAGCAATGTATGAATATGGGAGTAGTAGTGAACCATCATTCTCAACTGCTACTCAGGATTCTTCTGCTGATCATTTCTCAACAGGGTATCTTCAAGATGCTTTGCTTGAATTCGGAGATTGTTCCAAACGTAGGCGCTTGCTGCCAAATGCTGACAATCATCATGATCAACAATATTCCAAGACTAGTAGTACTGATCTTGAAAAGGTATATTATATTTTCATCTTGATTATCAGTTTCAATAATTATATGATCTCTTCTTATATATTATTCTTCTTGTTCGTCAGAGCTTGTGGAACTTGAACCCCACATACTGCATGAACCAGAATATAGAAAGCATTTTTGGACTTTCAGGTACTGCATGCTACAATGTTTATCATATTATTGCAAAGATCACAAATAAAAGAGCActaataatactaatataattatATACTTTTTTCTGATTATTAATTAGATGAGGACATAATAAGCACATTTTGGAGCAGAATAATGAGAGAGGAAGCAAAGATTCTTGTAGAAGAagagacaacaacaacaacaactactaaTACCATATTATCAGGCTCTGAAGAAGAATCTCCTAATGCATCCTCATCTTCCAAACTAGAACTTGTTACCAAGAATGATGAAGAAGTGGTGATGAGAaacaagaagaaggaggaggagatgaAGGAGTCaagaagtagtagaagaaaaGTGGTGTATCCATTTGCAATGGTGAAGCCAGGAGGAAGAGAAGGAGATGTGACACTGAATGACATAAACGAGAAGATACTAATGGCGCCAACAAGACCAGTGAGGCACCCAGTTGGAGACTATGCATGTCGGCCATGCGTGTCTGCGGTTCAAGGTAGCCCAGGCCTTTCAGGGAAAGCTGTGGTGGCCCTTACCAGAATCCACACTCTTGGAAGAAGAGGCACCATCACCATTATCAGAACCAAAGGCTGATACTATAGTTAGTACCACCTTAGCTTCAAATAATTCAATTGTAAATTAAAGTAGTATCCATTTGTatcatatataatataatatcatGTCATGGTTGCTTAGCTTGCATTGTATTTGTATCTGTTAATATATAAAGCTGCTATCCTATGCTGTTGTTGTCTGAGATTGAGGTCCCAACATTATTTGAAGATGAGTTAACTGATTTGAGTGTTTGTCTGTggctaaaagaaagaaagaagaagatcagAACAGCAACACATGGTAAAGCACATACATAGAAATAGAGTTAGAGGTGTTTTTGGCACTCTTGTGTTAAGGACTTTATGTGTTGGACAAGGACACACCATTAGTTATGGCACGGCATTGCATTCTTTCTTTCTGCACCACCCACCACTACTACTCTTTCTATCTCCTTCAATGCTTCACTCATTAATATTCAATAATGTCACATattaacaaaatatatattttaagaattttataaTAAAACATTGCTTTGTATCTAGGAAGCAAATATATATtccctctcttttctctttctctttctctttactGTTATTGTGATATACAGACAGATCAGACGAGATTAAAGAGAGAAAAGAATAAAGATATATAGATACTCAATTACCAATTTCAAAGGTTTAAATAATTGACTTTTGGTAATTTAATCAATTAAAGGCGACCTATATGTCCCCAAGGTTTCTTAGCTTTCTTATTAAGAATTAATAAAGCAATCAGTAGTTGGATTATTGTCTGCCTAATTATTCCTAACAAACTCCACGTAGTAATGTAAGTTTACTTTCTTCTttacctaataataataattaagtgCTAATAAGTAACAAGACAAATGGGGAGAATAGTCTCTAGCTAGTGATTCTAAGTTTCTAACATCATCAGTAGTGCGCTGCAGAaacttaattaatattaatattatataatGTATGTAGTTGTTAACACTTAATTAGCACTAAAACGGCCTAAATTCTTCATGCGCTAGCTGTTGTGACATTATGCATCATAGGTCAAACGCagatcaatatatataataatattttagacAATGTCTAACATCTCGGGACCCATATAATAAACTAATTAAATGCTACTAATTTCAAAACTAAATTTCTTTGCATTGGTCACTTTgatattctcttcttttaataATATCATGAATATGCTGCAAAATTGAATTCATCATTGTATTATTAGTggtatattatttgatttgatttgaagaAGATCAGAGAAGGGAACACTGCTACAGCTGTACGGCAAAAGTGTTTAACATTATATCGAACCATTGATGTGATGAATGTGAGATGTCCATATGTGCATGCATATGGTTTTGTCTCATACACCACCTTTTTTCTTGTCTCATTATTTAGAAATAAGTCCACTCTTATTACTTTTCAGTTTTCAACTATTTTacatattttctttcaatttggaGCATTATATTTGTCATCTACCGTTACATACATTACTATTATTATTCAGTGCTGCCATTATTTATAACACTATCTATACTTCTTAAGCATGTTTAGTTTATTATAAGTTGATGATAATCAACTTTAAACGCTAATTAAGGACATGTAAGATTAGTGCTAGGACTGTATACAAACCGGATCATATCGAATATAACTAAAATCTTGATCTAATTCAAATTTAACTCAGTAAATAAGATCAGATACAATATTCTACagtttttttatatttgaatttaatCCTATTCATATATTTGCCGATTAGATATGGATATATTCGcgcaaaatagaaaatattttataaaacttatttttgataaatttagaacataaaaaactaaaaaaatatacaaaatataaatatagAATCAGAAAAAATATTTCATCNNNNNNNNNNNNNNNNNNNNNNNNNNNNNNNNNNNNNNNNNNNNNNNNNNNNNNNNNNNNNNNNNNNNNNNNNNNNNNNNNNNNNNNNNNNNNNNNNNNNNNNNNNNNNNNNNNNNNNNNNNNNNNNNNNNNNNNNNNNNNNNNNNNNNNNNNNNNNNNNNNNNNNNNNNNNNNNNNNNNNNNNNNNNNNNNNNNNNNNNNNNNNNNNNNNNNNNNNNNNNNNNNNNNNNNNNNNNNNNNNNNNNNNNNNNNNNNNNNNNNNNNNNNNNNNNNNNNNNNNNNNNNNNNNNNNNNNNNNNNNNNNNNNNNNNNNNNNNNNNNNNNNNNNNNNNNNNNNNNNNNNNNNNNNNNNNNNNNNNNNNNNNNNNNNNNNNNNNNNNNNNNNNNNNNNNNNNNNNNNNNNNNNNNNNNNNNNNNNNNNNNNNNNNNNNNNNNNNNNNNNNNNNNNNNNNNNNNNNNNNNNNNNNNNNNNNNNNNNNNNNNNNNNNNNNNNNNNNNNNNNNNNNNNNNNNNNNNNNNNNNNNNNNNNNNNNNNTACGAATTTGCGGATACATATTCGATATCCATAATCCGATTCTATTAGAGTGTGGATTAAATTCGATGATTTTGTGGGTTGGATAATATCCATAATTTATAGATCAAATGCCAATAAATAGATGGATTTGTGAATATTATCCAATCCATTTTCCCCTCTAATAAGTGTGGTGGCCGACAaacttatcatcatcatcattttatatatatatatagggtaaTTATGATTAAGAAGATGACAAAATTTTAATTGTGTTTTGGTTTTAAGGCATGATTAGATCGTTTTTTTTTAGAAAGATATTTGTCTTCACACTTAGTTGttatagggttgatgacaatacttTTCCAAGATACAATGAAACCTatgaatttcttaattagcaataataataaattcggttttgctaggtagacaatgactttcgtaaacaatgtgaacaatgagtTTTAAAATTAGCCCAATAAAGTAAAACACACACTACACCCGTACGGAAATCACAAGTGAAGAAGGGAGGTTACCGTATGCATAACTACATTGTTCACTAAACTCATTGTCTCCCTATATTTTTCCTCGGAAATTCTCAACTCTGTTGAACAAGAAAATCTCTCAATAGTTAAAATACACACTTGATCAGTGTATTTTAAATAGTGGACAAgggtatatttatatatattgcaCAAAGCAGTTATAAATAAATTGTTGTGACTCTTCTATTGTCATCAATAGGTATAATATTTCAAACATACACAATTCTTAAAGAGTTGTGTCACTTTAGCCAAATGTATAATGTTTCAAATATATATCATTCTTAAAGGGTTGTGTCCCTTTAGTCGATCAAATGATACTATGTACCGTTATTATAATTGACAATATATGAACAATTGGTAAccatattaatattaataataatattaattaattaaattcgtAAATAACTTTTAATCTCTcctatttacaaaatttaaatatcatataagcTAAGTATATAAATAAAGAATGTGTcactaaaattaaatattttttagtgtaaaatttaaaattctaatgaAGTAATAGGTGTTTAATTGATTAAACCTATACTCCATATGTTAGTACCGAAAATTACACACATCACTTATATCCTCCAAGTTCAAAAGTTTATAATTTTAAGCACTTATATGACTTGTGCTCATCTTGGTTTCATGAATATTTACAATAATAAAACCTCTAAAATTTTCGATTAGAGTGGCACCACTCCTATATTCATATAGGTGGAGTCCTTTgataaataatattatcattcTATTAAAAGTTTTAACTCACCCTCCTATTTATTGTACATAGCACTAAATTCACTATCACGGAAGATTGAAATAGTTGCCGTTTGCTGTGGTTACTGCTTATATcatataacaatttttttaatcattCTGTTTTTTTACCTACGGTTGATAAAGTTACAAACTCAACCTCCATAGTAAAATGTGTAATACATGTTTGTTTCTTTGAGGTCCAACTTATTGCTCCACTACTTAGGGTAAAAATCCATCCTAAAGTGGATTTGTTATCACTAAAATTTGTAATCCAACTTGTGTCAGAATAACCTTCTAAAACTGCGGGATAATCACTATAATGTAATCCTAAATTTATGATTTTCTTGAGATAACCAAGAACTCTTGTAATAGCTTTAATTTCCAATGTTGATTGCTATATTTTTCTGTAAATCTTGATAATTTGCACACAATAAATGCTATACCAGGTCTGGTACAATGCATTACATACATTAAACTTCCTATACTACTAGTATATTCTAATTGTGCTATAGGtcttttcatattttcttttaatttaaaattaggaTCATAGGGTACATTGAATTCTTTAATTGTAAGATGATCAAATTTTTctaatacttttttttatataatgaGATTGATTTAAAATAAAGCCAACTTCATTCCTATGCACCTTTATGCCTAATATTGTATCAATTTCATTCAAATTCTTCATCTTGAATTTAGAAGTTACATATTCATTCGTTACATGAATTCCTTCTAAATAATTTGTTCCAATAAttaacatatcatcaacatatagaCAAATGATTACTTCATAATCTTTTTTGAATAAATACATTTATCCGCATTATTATGTGAGAAGCCATTTGATAACACCACTAAATCAATCTTTTCATGTCATTGTTTAGGCATTTGTTTTAGGCCATACAAAAACTTAATTAATTTACAAACTTTTTTTACATTTTTCAGTGGTAGCATTCCGGTTACTGCATATAAATTTCTTCATTAAGATCTCCATTTAGAAAAATTGTTTTAACATCTATTCGATGTATATGAAACTTGTGAATGGATGCTAATGCTATAAGAGTCCTAATAAAAGTCATTTTTGTCACAGGTGCGTAAATATCAAAATAGTCTGACCTTCTTGTTGTCTAATCCCCTTGGCTACTAACCTTACTTTAAAGGTTTGTAATGAACCATCAATGTTATACTTTCTTCTAAATATCCACTTACATTCTATAGGCTTTAATCTTGGAGGCAAATCAACCAAGACCCAATTATTGTTtgataattttaaaaactttattttcttcttattgatttTTCTTCACCAATATGATTTATTTTAGAACTTTGAGAGAGATACACAACATCACATTTTCGAGTTTCCTCCTCTATACGTATatgttttagtaattttttaattGTGAAGTTCTCACCAAGATGTAAAAGTTTCTTCCTATAACCATTTTAAGATGAtgacaattttaaaataattgcTCCAACTTATAATGATTCAAGGATCGCCACTTGTAGATCACAAAGTCTACTTACAAGAATTTGTAATTCATGAATTTAATCCATAACAGGTatagtatcattcataataaattcaaaatatttcatcataaattcataataaACTTATTTGTTTCTTATCGTTCAGTATTGTACTTTCTTTTTTCCAAAGACTTCCAAATCTCCAATGgtgattgaattgacatgtagAGATCATAGAGTTGGTCGGATAAAGTGTTGAGAATATGACCTCGGTATGTAAAAGTATATTCTTCATGTTTCTTCTTTAATtgaataatattttctttttcttctggtGTGACATTTTCAGCGGCATCGACAATTAGTGTAGTCTTTGGGTCAATCATATATGTAAGATTGAGAATCGAAAGAAGAAAATCATCTTGTCCTTCCAACGATTGAAATTCGCTCTATCAAAATGATCCAACTTGATAAACTCTTTATTAATGACCTTGAACATGATGTTTTGATCTTGAGTCATCTTCaaaatatctctctaaaattgttgggTAATTATGATTAAGAAGATGACAAAACTTTAATTGTGTTTTGATTTCAATgcacgattagatcgctttctttagagagatataTGTCCCTACACTTAGTTGTTATAGGATTAATGACAATACTCTCCCATGATACAATGAAACCTATGAATTTCTTAATTAACAAATAATAAGAAGCTCTCAACTCTTTTGAATACGAAAATCTCTCAATAGTTAAAATACACACTTGATTAGTGTATTTTAAATAGTGGACAAAGGTAAATTATACACAACAATTATAATTTGTCACGTACATAAATTGTTATAACTTTTCTATTATCAATAAGTACAATATTTCAAGCATACACAATTTTTAAAGAGTTGTGTCTCTTTAGCCAAaagtataatattttaaatatacaaaatttttaaaaagttatatCTCTTTAGTCAAATAGTACTATATATCGTTATTATAATTGATAATATATAAATGATTGATAACCGTTTATtagtattaataataatattcattAACCAAATTTGTGAATATCTTTTAATATAAACAACTAATAACTGtggtgtttttaaaatttttattattatactaATGAATAGTAGTAGTGCAACTCCAAATTATAAATGatgtttataattaaaaaaaaaagtctcgGAACTAATTATAATATAAGTCaattaagttaattttttttattttaaaatttaaaaaattaaaataataaaaagtttttttatttttgtaataaatttattttttaactaattaattagttGGAGTTATTGACTTCACCTCTAGTTGGTTCttaagtatgaggagccaatagaatatttatacaatgtatacaatggAAGTTTaaagagtattagagatataatcattagtgttaccttttcccatcagctgaagcttttgggatgagtggtatcatgcatggtattagaaCGCTAGATCTAAatccattgtacatattgtacaaatagtccattatCTCTTTAGCGGGAtccaatttataattaaaatgatGAAAAGCACTCCTTGTGCATTACGTTGGATTATCACACGTGACAACAGtacaaaattatataattaagcCTCCTTTCTCAACGGTTAAGTTAATAATATATGCTTTATATGATTTTGAAAACATATGTAATTAATTAGataatttgttttaaattttgctaTTATTCCAAATAGTAAGATTGGAAAGAATAAAGTTGTGATTTTGTTCTAGTCCCATTCATGATTACTCTACCATGCATCAAATTCACTGGTGGGTGAAAAGTGATGATTCATTATTCTTTTGACACAACTGCAATTGATGATGAATGTTGCTTTTCTAGGCCTTGGAAACAAGTAGATCGAGAAGACAATTTAATAaccaatttatatatttaattaataNNNNNNNNNNNNNNNNNNNNNNNNNNNNNNNNNNNNNNNNNNNNNNNNNNNTTAAGCtacattattttttaatataataattttaattttaataggaAATGAGAAATGAGAAAGAATGCACTAAAGTTCCACGTAGTAGTAAGGGAGAAATATTATATCAATTCGATTGTattataattaatgatttactttgTCCAAAGTCAAAGACAAAAGAGTGTGATGTATGTTGCAATATTAATGAGATACGTAGCTTGGAACAAATAATGGTCCAAGTCAGGGGTCGTCTCATCATCTCAATTCTTAAATGCGTGACCATAATTAAAGAGACACAATgcaatatgaataatgaaagtggGTTCCACGCTAAAGAAAAAATAATGATTCATGATTGTCTACTCAAGAATAGATAGATTGTAGGGTCGACGAACACATGATTTAAGTTCAAATTGTATCACAATTTTGTAAAGTATGTTTGATTTCATATTCGTTCCTTGTACAACTCGATTATtcaattatatattatatgatcTGTGGGTTCATTATAAATAATGCATGGATCGGATGACATTAATTAATTCATTCATGCATGTTAATTAGATCTCATTAAATTGAACAAGCTAAGTCTTTAAATTTTACAACTTTAATTTAATTGGTTACTACTGAAGGATTTTATTATAACTCGGCTTTGTTAAATGATTCTTTTATTATTAATTCGTCACTTTTTAGCACACATCACATAATTTTGTTGCCGCAACAAcgagttaaatctcaatttgTCCCATGAAATTTGGTCTGATGCTCAGAATGACTTTCACAATTTTATTGTCCCAATTAGAACCTCCAAATTTATTATTGTGGCTCCAACTTGTCTCTACGATCATTTCCGTCACCGGAATGTTGATCTAGCGCAATTGCATGACATGGTAGACACTACTTAAACGACGGCGCATTGGTTTCGCGCACAAACCCTTTGAAAACTACGTAGTGTAAGAGTTTTCTTGATGTTTGGCAATTTATGATCGTCGTAGTGGAAAGAAAGAGAGTTTTAACTCACAAAAAACTGAAACGATGTGATTTCTAAAATATTTGGGCGCAAAATCAATGTGCCGTCGTTTAAGTACTGTCCATCGTGTCATGCAATTGCATTAAATCAGCATTCTGGTGACGGAAATAATCGCAGGGGCAAATTGGAACCACAATTACAAATTTGGGATTCTAATGGAGACCAACGAAATTGTGGAGTCATTTTGAGCATCAAACTAAATTTCAAAGACCAAATTAAGATTTAACTCCCGCAACAACACTATAAGATTTTCTTTGCTGGGGTTCTCACCCTCCTTCAAGAACCAAAAACTTGTATTTTCTAATATTTTAGTCAAATTTCACTTTTGTTTCTGGTGTGTCCGTTATAATTTGACGAACGAGACACTCGAGTAATGAGCTATAATAATTCGACTTATTAATGCATAGTCAGAT contains the following coding sequences:
- the LOC107632106 gene encoding protein XRI1 → MNDLHYSSLLLGSSSLDYHNLNLGVINADKFSLMMPAMYEYGSSSEPSFSTATQDSSADHFSTGYLQDALLEFGDCSKRRRLLPNADNHHDQQYSKTSSTDLEKSLWNLNPTYCMNQNIESIFGLSDEDIISTFWSRIMREEAKILVEEETTTTTTTNTILSGSEEESPNASSSSKLELVTKNDEEVVMRNKKKEEEMKESRSSRRKVVYPFAMVKPGGREGDVTLNDINEKILMAPTRPVRHPVGDYACRPCVSAVQGSPGLSGKAVVALTRIHTLGRRGTITIIRTKG